Genomic segment of Fimbriimonadaceae bacterium:
AAGAATCGCCAACTCCAGAGGCAAAACCAAGCTTATCGACCCGGCCCAGATCATTCTTCATCAAGATAATAGATCGAGTTCGCCAGGTATACCGGTCGGCAAAACCATTTGCAGGACGCTTTACTCCCTCCTTCAACTTCTTCACTGATTCTGGCTCTCTCTCCCACAAGGGTAGATCCATAGCGGCAACTTCTCGGTTCTCGGGGATGAGAGAAAACAGAAGGGTATCCTGAAGATCATTGCCGAGCGGTAGAACTATTGCAGCCGTAGCTGAAGGTGCTGTGCCAGTGTGTGAAAGTTCACTTTTCCCACAGCTTACGGAAAATGTTTGGCTGGCCAGAATCCAACGTGCGGCCGCAGCTTCTGAAATGGCACCAGGTGCCCCTACATCCACATGATCGAACAAAACCTTGGCATTGTCGGCATTATGCTCGGCCGCAAGCACTGTCCAGGATCGCCATATGTTCGGCTCAAAAGTTGGAACCTGTCCGAAGGGAATTTTCTCATCAAACAGCCAGAATCGATCCCGCCACTTGGCCAGATACACTGTGATCTTGTCGCTCGGCAAGCCGACCTTAAATAACGCCTTTGCTTGATCAATGTCCGCTGGTCCCTCCAGCGCACGGTACAGCACAGCAAGCAGAAAGCGGTGAAGCGCTGCTACCACCAATGGAGAAGGGTCCTCGATGGCAGCAATGTCGTTGGCCCTTAGCAGGACATCTTGAATGCCCAGTTCGCCGCGGCTCCCACTAAGGAATCGAACCGGAATCCACTTTTCGTCAATGAGGTTGAAGCGGCTCATTCTGTCTCCTTTGGCTCGTATACGACCCCTAAATCGTCATCGAGTCGCACGGTCGCGTCTTCCTCCCAACGCCCATCAGCGTGCAAGAACAGCGGGAAGCACCTGCGCAAGAGCGGTGAGTCCTTCCAACCTTCTGGTACCCCCATTTTTTTGAGTCTCTGAACCACGGCGATTCGCGTAAGATTCACGCCCCGCAGGAACCATCCTTTGGATTGCGCGAAATCCGGTGTGATCTTGGAGTCGAAGCCGTCTTCCAACCACAGGGGAATCGCGATGACCGAGTCCTCGCCAAGTCTCGTCTGAGCCATGAGGGTTCGATGAATGCCTGGTTCGTCTTCATCGTAGAGCACGAATCTCGCTGGATCATTCCATGACGCATCATCGGGCAAGCCAATGATGGCCTGATTTGCCTGTCCTGTGTGAGCGATGGTCTTCCCATCACTGACCATCAAAGACTTGTCCAATCTCTCCTGAACTGATTCAGGCACATCAACCTTCTCTTCGTACACGTCTTCCACGAGCGTATCGATTTCATCCGGAAGTGTGACATGCTGTTTCCCCCGCAACAGACTCCACGTCCGCAACAGGATGTCTTCACGATAGACCGCACCCCACCAGAGCGGCTTTCCGAATGAAGATGGTTCATTATCCGCTAATCCCGCGACCAGAAGGATCGGCGCCGAGACTGGCCGACTCACTCTTGCGTGCCTCCACAGGCGGCCGGCACGCTGTAACACCAGGTCGATTGGCGCCAGGTCCGTCGCAATCACATCAAAATCTAAATCGAGACTCTGCTCCGCCACTTGAGTGGCAATAAGGAGTTTTCTTCCGACTCGACTTGCGTCACTCCCGAACATCTCTAACACCTGTTCCTCACGCCTGTGCCGCCGGTCTGCTGGGAATCGAGCATGAAAAAGAAACACGTCTGTTCCATCAGGCAGACGCTTGCCGACACGTTGCCCCTCACGGATCAGCGGATCACCAGCGGGAAACAGTCGATATAAGTCCTGGGCTCGCTGCACCGTATTCAACAACGCCAACCCCAGTCCGCCCTGAGTGAGATGCGACTCTAGTGCAACACGGATATCGGATAGGTCTGGAGTGAGGGCTTGCACACGCACTGTCTGGCGGCGTGTTGGATCGGCCTGAAAATGCTTCTGGCTCACTGGCTGGCCTTGCTGAAAAACGGAGAGGCGAGGATATGGCACTTCTGGGACTGGCGTTGTCTCGCTGACAACGGAGGCCAACTTTCGACGAATCGAGGGTGGGAGCGTCGCCGACAGCAGCACGACTGAGGAGCCGAGCGCTAGCAGCCAGCGGAGCAGATGAATTAGGAGGGTACCAGTATAGGCATCATAGGCGTGGATTTCGTCGAAGACGACCACGCGGTTCGCGAGGCCCCAGAGGCGAACAAAGTTGTGTCGAACCGGCAGAATGGGCAGTAGCGCCTGATCTGCCGTTCCCACGCCGTATTCAGAGAGCAGGGCCCGCTTTTTATTCGTGAACCATTCACCGGCCCGTACCTGCCCTTCTTTTTCGTCCCAGATACTGGACACCTTTAAGTTCTGAAATGCGTCATTGAGTAATGCGCCACCATGTACCAATTGCAGGTCGAGCGTTCGATTGACTCCTTGGTCACGTAGGAATTTGAGGGTTCGTGTGAACATCGCATTGCCTGTGGCTTTAGTCGGCAGGGCCACATAAAGGCCACGATGCCCGAACCTCCTCTGTAACTCCAGATGGGCAAGGAATGCCGCCTCCGTCTTACCCTCACCCATGGGGGCTTCCAACAGTAGAATGGCAGGGGCCGTCAGTTCAGCGAGAGCTTCGGCAACTGCACGCTGTAACGGGCGAGGAGGAAAACCAAACTCCTCCAGAAAAGATTTTTCCCCTATTGCGAGCGGCGTTCTTGCTTCCCATCCGATTGCATTCAGAGCGTGCTCAGCACAAGCTCTTCGCGATTCGAACCACGCGTTCAAGTCGCCGCAGTCATCAGGGGTTCCGAAGGCAAACCACTCCTCGTTCGACCCAATCCAATCGGCAAAACTCGCAAGCCCCGCCAACAGCATGAAGTCCGGACCGGACAGATTCTCCTTTTTGGGAATGAGCGTGGGCTTAAGAACTTGAACAAGCGCTTTTATCAGGCCCTTGCGCACGTCGCTCCACAAAGGTTTTCCCATCGCCCGCTTATCGCCCATCAAGTGATCCAAGATGCGAGGGCTAGCCCGCTCACCATGATGGCATCCCACGGCATCAGCAGCTAAATCCGCCAAATCGTCTGGCCACCTCTGTTCTCGTAGCCATGCTGACAACGCAATTTGACTCACAAAGGCGTGATTGATGCTGGTGTTTGGACATCTTCCTGCATCCAGAGCGGATAGATTCTTCCACTTGCATTGAAACCCTGGACAAGCCTTTCCCAAGTCATGACACGCGATCAGGAACAACAGCCACGGTCTGGCTTGCTTCCACTCCAGCCCGATGATCTCCGCCATTCTCGTGCGAGTCGAATCGGGCTCACGAAGCAGAACGGCCTCTGCACTCGCAGCGACATCCAGCATGTGGAGGATCAGCGGGTGCCATCGTTCTTCCACACCCCGAGAAGTTTTGGCCCAAAGATTTCGTAGTACGTTATCCATCACCGACAACATCCTGTATTCATCTGAACAGGCCTACGCCTCTTTCCCCGCGCTATACGGCGACTCCATCATTCCCACCACCCAGCAGGGTTCGTCAGGATCGGCTTTTTCCTCCGGCTG
This window contains:
- the casA gene encoding type I-E CRISPR-associated protein Cse1/CasA; the protein is MSRFNLIDEKWIPVRFLSGSRGELGIQDVLLRANDIAAIEDPSPLVVAALHRFLLAVLYRALEGPADIDQAKALFKVGLPSDKITVYLAKWRDRFWLFDEKIPFGQVPTFEPNIWRSWTVLAAEHNADNAKVLFDHVDVGAPGAISEAAAARWILASQTFSVSCGKSELSHTGTAPSATAAIVLPLGNDLQDTLLFSLIPENREVAAMDLPLWEREPESVKKLKEGVKRPANGFADRYTWRTRSIILMKNDLGRVDKLGFASGVGDSSKSQIDPMLAYRIDDKNGKLPVQFRDRGLWRDFDSLLPDTAHLGPLVIEHAISITRLDPKRFPRSMMVLGQANNKAKIEYWRMERFVLPEALGEDRFIRTEIRQLLNEAEDAQRSLWLACRSYARDVLGRGEREPDKNDVKKFVKQITVNSWYWSILESNFHEILGEYTRERNSEDIRCQWLDSVRAVLKQAWEQHRNSVSMGDAWAIRALVRAEAPIQAKLKELDDEILKLTLAMEEA
- the cas3 gene encoding CRISPR-associated helicase Cas3' gives rise to the protein MDNVLRNLWAKTSRGVEERWHPLILHMLDVAASAEAVLLREPDSTRTRMAEIIGLEWKQARPWLLFLIACHDLGKACPGFQCKWKNLSALDAGRCPNTSINHAFVSQIALSAWLREQRWPDDLADLAADAVGCHHGERASPRILDHLMGDKRAMGKPLWSDVRKGLIKALVQVLKPTLIPKKENLSGPDFMLLAGLASFADWIGSNEEWFAFGTPDDCGDLNAWFESRRACAEHALNAIGWEARTPLAIGEKSFLEEFGFPPRPLQRAVAEALAELTAPAILLLEAPMGEGKTEAAFLAHLELQRRFGHRGLYVALPTKATGNAMFTRTLKFLRDQGVNRTLDLQLVHGGALLNDAFQNLKVSSIWDEKEGQVRAGEWFTNKKRALLSEYGVGTADQALLPILPVRHNFVRLWGLANRVVVFDEIHAYDAYTGTLLIHLLRWLLALGSSVVLLSATLPPSIRRKLASVVSETTPVPEVPYPRLSVFQQGQPVSQKHFQADPTRRQTVRVQALTPDLSDIRVALESHLTQGGLGLALLNTVQRAQDLYRLFPAGDPLIREGQRVGKRLPDGTDVFLFHARFPADRRHRREEQVLEMFGSDASRVGRKLLIATQVAEQSLDLDFDVIATDLAPIDLVLQRAGRLWRHARVSRPVSAPILLVAGLADNEPSSFGKPLWWGAVYREDILLRTWSLLRGKQHVTLPDEIDTLVEDVYEEKVDVPESVQERLDKSLMVSDGKTIAHTGQANQAIIGLPDDASWNDPARFVLYDEDEPGIHRTLMAQTRLGEDSVIAIPLWLEDGFDSKITPDFAQSKGWFLRGVNLTRIAVVQRLKKMGVPEGWKDSPLLRRCFPLFLHADGRWEEDATVRLDDDLGVVYEPKETE